The Lutibacter profundi genome includes a region encoding these proteins:
- a CDS encoding protein-tyrosine-phosphatase has translation MLLKKIKNTIDFLKTKKISNERKQILQPLINYIQSKVSENKNVNLNFICTHNSRRSHLSQVWAQAVAHYFNVKNVHCYSGGTEATTLYPIIVQTLEQVGFEINKLSESGNKVYSIKYAENEHPVIGFSKIFDNLFNPKNKFAAIMTCSHANANCPFIPGAEKRIPIEYEDPKEFDNTPQQKEKYQERSNQIAVEMLYVFSQIKIN, from the coding sequence ATGCTGTTAAAAAAAATAAAAAATACAATTGATTTTTTAAAAACTAAAAAAATCTCTAACGAGAGGAAGCAAATTTTACAACCTCTAATTAATTATATACAATCAAAGGTTTCAGAAAATAAAAATGTTAATTTAAACTTTATTTGTACACATAATTCAAGAAGGAGTCATTTATCACAAGTTTGGGCACAAGCAGTTGCACATTATTTTAACGTAAAAAATGTACATTGCTATTCTGGAGGTACTGAAGCTACTACATTGTATCCAATAATTGTGCAAACATTAGAACAGGTAGGGTTTGAGATTAATAAATTATCTGAAAGTGGGAATAAAGTATATAGCATTAAATATGCTGAAAATGAACATCCTGTTATCGGGTTTTCTAAAATATTTGACAATTTATTCAATCCTAAAAATAAATTTGCTGCAATCATGACATGTTCACATGCCAATGCCAATTGTCCTTTTATTCCTGGAGCAGAAAAACGTATCCCTATAGAATATGAAGATCCAAAGGAATTTGACAATACACCCCAGCAAAAGGAAAAATACCAAGAACGAAGTAATCAAATTGCAGTTGAAATGTTATATGTTTTTTCACAAATTAAAATAAATTAA
- a CDS encoding ArsR/SmtB family transcription factor, with amino-acid sequence MGITKFEKFNEEQNKISQAAKAFAHPARIAILQQLFKLNTCVCGDLALEIGLAQSTTSQHLKELKNVGLIKGTIEGTSVCYCIDEKVWEEFKQLFISFFNEYNNSKIQCC; translated from the coding sequence ATGGGTATTACAAAATTTGAAAAATTTAACGAAGAACAAAATAAAATTTCACAGGCTGCAAAAGCTTTTGCACATCCTGCCAGAATAGCTATTTTACAACAGTTATTTAAATTAAATACCTGTGTTTGTGGAGACTTGGCTCTTGAAATAGGCTTGGCTCAATCTACAACTTCACAACACCTAAAAGAGCTAAAAAATGTTGGTTTAATTAAAGGAACAATTGAAGGAACAAGTGTTTGCTATTGTATTGATGAAAAAGTTTGGGAAGAATTTAAACAACTTTTTATCTCATTTTTTAATGAATATAACAATTCTAAGATACAATGCTGTTAA
- a CDS encoding lipoprotein signal peptidase yields the protein MKKALFIIVLVLLIDQISKIYIKTNFFYGEEVVVFDWFRIHFIENNGMAWGAEFGGKAGKLFLTIFRLFAITGIGYWLYTSVKKKAHTILIVAISLIFAGAMGNIIDSVFYGTIFNTPGGLNIATLFSDKPYGKLFFGKVVDMLYFPMWSGNLPSWIPFYGGKPFTFFNAIFNVADTAISTGVGLLIVFNKKVFPKEV from the coding sequence TTGAAAAAAGCACTATTTATCATAGTTTTGGTTTTATTAATAGACCAAATTAGCAAAATTTATATTAAAACTAATTTTTTTTACGGAGAAGAAGTTGTAGTTTTTGATTGGTTTAGAATTCATTTTATTGAGAACAATGGAATGGCTTGGGGTGCTGAATTTGGGGGTAAAGCAGGAAAATTATTTTTAACTATTTTTAGATTATTTGCAATTACGGGCATAGGCTATTGGTTATATACTTCTGTTAAAAAAAAGGCGCATACTATATTAATTGTCGCTATATCACTAATTTTTGCTGGAGCTATGGGAAATATTATAGACTCTGTTTTTTATGGAACTATATTTAATACACCTGGAGGTTTAAATATAGCTACATTATTTTCAGACAAACCTTATGGTAAATTATTTTTTGGCAAAGTTGTAGATATGTTATACTTTCCAATGTGGAGCGGTAATTTACCTTCTTGGATACCCTTTTATGGCGGTAAACCCTTTACTTTTTTCAATGCTATTTTTAATGTAGCAGATACTGCAATTTCTACAGGTGTTGGTTTGTTAATTGTTTTTAACAAGAAAGTATTCCCCAAAGAAGTATAA
- a CDS encoding TraR/DksA family transcriptional regulator, producing the protein MNENNRYSDKDLAEFKEIILKKISNAEEDLALIKSAFKNDSNNGTDDTSPTFKAFEEGSETMSKEANVQLAIRQEKFIRDLKNALLRIENKTYGICRVTGKLIQKERLKLVPHATLSIEAKRMQQ; encoded by the coding sequence ATGAATGAAAATAATAGATATTCCGACAAAGACTTAGCTGAATTTAAAGAGATAATTTTAAAAAAAATAAGCAATGCTGAAGAAGATTTAGCATTGATAAAAAGTGCATTTAAAAATGACAGTAATAATGGGACTGATGATACTTCACCTACATTCAAAGCTTTTGAGGAAGGATCAGAAACCATGTCTAAAGAAGCAAATGTGCAATTAGCAATTCGTCAAGAAAAGTTTATAAGAGACTTAAAAAATGCATTGTTGCGTATTGAAAACAAAACATACGGTATTTGTAGAGTTACAGGTAAATTAATTCAAAAAGAACGATTGAAATTAGTACCACACGCAACGTTAAGTATCGAAGCTAAAAGAATGCAACAATAA
- the ileS gene encoding isoleucine--tRNA ligase, which translates to MSKKFREYKGLNLTKVAEETLAIWEAEHIFEKSITTRDKNKPFVFFEGPPSANGLPGIHHVMARAIKDIFCRYKTLQGFQVKRKAGWDTHGLPIELGVEKELGITKEDIGKKITVEAYNEACKKAVMRYTDVWEDLTRRMGHWVDMHDPYVTYKSKYMETVWWLLAQLYKKGLIYKGYTIQPYSPKAGTGLSSHELNQPGTYQDVTDTTVVAQFKAIKNTLPNFLQEIDGDIYFLAWTTTPWTLPSNTALTVGKKIDYVVVKSFNQYTFKPMNVILAKNLVEKQFSKKFFAVENETQLSEYKEDEKKIPYVIVKEFKGTAFLESKYEQLMPYALPYQNPENAFRVIAGDFVTTEDGTGIVHTAPTFGADDAMVAKKAIPEVPPMLVLDDNGNPVPLVNLQGKFTKHMKEYAGKYVKNEYYIDEPAPARSLDVEIAIQLKEENKAFHVEKYRHSYPHCWRTDKPILYYPLDSWFIKVTDKRDRMFELNETINWKPKSTGEGRFGNWLKNANDWNLSRSRYWGIPLPIWRTEDGTEEIMIGSVEELKAEIAKAVEAGFMEADIFDDFEVGNMSEENYDKIDLHKNVVDTITLVSPSGKPMKRESDLIDVWFDSGSMPYAQWHYPFENKELIDEKKFFPADFIAEGVDQTRGWFYTLHAIGTMVFDSVAYKNVVSNGLVLDKEGKKMSKRLGNAVDPFETMDKYGADATRWYMISNANPWDNLKFDIEGIDEVRRKFFGTLYNTYSFFSLYANLDGFTYAEDEIAIEKRPEIDRWVLSELNTLIKNVEKFYEEYEPTKAARAIQDFVSEYVSNWFVRLSRRRFWKGEYGEDKISAYQTLYTCMVTVAKLASPIAPFFMDNIYKDLTSVSGKENFESIHLTSFPIYDKSLIDGKLEHKMQQAQKISSMVLSLRKKEMIKVRQPLQRIMIPVLNNEEREEILAVENLIKSEVNVKEIELIDDASGILVKTIKPNFKVLGPKYGKDMRFVAQAIQNLTQDDIAIVEKQGKIPIEIAGNIVNLTIAEVEITSQDIEGWLVANQGNLTVALDVTITDDLRKEGNARELVNRVQNLRKESGLDVTDKIKLVIQKNDILEQSILANEQYIKAETLTKELVFEEMLEKGIEIVFDNVNTKILIEKI; encoded by the coding sequence ATGAGTAAAAAATTCAGAGAATATAAAGGATTGAACCTCACTAAAGTAGCAGAAGAAACTTTAGCGATATGGGAAGCAGAGCATATTTTCGAAAAAAGTATCACTACTAGAGATAAAAATAAACCATTCGTATTTTTTGAAGGGCCTCCTTCAGCAAATGGTTTACCAGGAATTCATCACGTAATGGCACGTGCAATTAAAGATATTTTTTGTAGGTATAAAACCTTACAAGGTTTTCAGGTAAAGCGTAAAGCAGGTTGGGATACTCATGGATTACCAATTGAATTGGGTGTTGAAAAAGAATTAGGAATTACCAAAGAAGATATAGGAAAAAAAATTACCGTTGAAGCATATAATGAAGCTTGTAAAAAAGCAGTAATGCGTTATACCGATGTTTGGGAAGATTTAACACGCCGTATGGGCCATTGGGTTGATATGCATGACCCGTATGTAACATACAAATCAAAATATATGGAAACGGTTTGGTGGTTATTAGCCCAACTGTATAAAAAAGGATTGATTTATAAAGGGTATACAATACAGCCATATTCACCAAAAGCAGGTACAGGTTTAAGCTCACATGAATTAAATCAGCCAGGAACCTATCAAGATGTTACAGACACTACAGTTGTAGCACAATTTAAAGCAATTAAAAACACATTGCCTAATTTTTTACAAGAAATAGATGGTGATATTTACTTTTTAGCTTGGACAACAACTCCTTGGACATTACCTTCTAACACAGCACTTACAGTTGGAAAAAAAATAGACTATGTTGTTGTGAAATCATTCAATCAGTATACATTTAAACCGATGAATGTAATTTTAGCTAAAAATTTAGTTGAAAAGCAATTTTCAAAAAAATTCTTTGCAGTTGAAAATGAAACTCAACTTTCAGAATATAAAGAGGATGAAAAAAAAATTCCATATGTCATTGTAAAAGAGTTTAAAGGAACAGCATTCTTGGAGTCTAAATACGAACAGTTAATGCCTTATGCACTTCCATACCAAAACCCTGAAAATGCCTTTAGAGTAATTGCCGGGGATTTTGTAACTACTGAAGATGGTACGGGAATTGTGCATACTGCTCCAACATTTGGTGCTGATGATGCCATGGTTGCTAAAAAAGCAATACCAGAAGTTCCACCAATGCTAGTATTAGATGATAATGGAAATCCAGTGCCTTTAGTTAATTTACAAGGAAAATTTACCAAGCATATGAAAGAATATGCAGGGAAATATGTAAAAAACGAATATTATATAGATGAACCGGCTCCTGCACGTTCTTTAGATGTTGAAATTGCTATTCAGTTAAAAGAAGAAAATAAAGCATTCCATGTTGAAAAGTATCGCCACAGTTATCCACACTGTTGGAGAACAGATAAACCTATATTATATTATCCATTAGACTCTTGGTTTATAAAGGTGACTGATAAACGAGATAGGATGTTTGAATTAAATGAAACTATTAATTGGAAACCAAAATCAACAGGAGAAGGTCGTTTCGGTAATTGGTTAAAAAATGCCAACGACTGGAATTTATCTCGTTCACGTTATTGGGGTATTCCTTTACCAATTTGGAGAACTGAAGATGGCACTGAAGAAATAATGATAGGCTCTGTTGAAGAGTTGAAAGCTGAAATAGCAAAAGCTGTTGAAGCAGGGTTTATGGAAGCTGATATTTTTGACGATTTTGAAGTTGGGAATATGAGTGAAGAAAACTATGATAAAATTGATTTGCATAAAAATGTAGTTGATACTATTACATTAGTTTCACCTTCAGGAAAACCAATGAAACGCGAATCAGATTTAATTGATGTTTGGTTTGATTCTGGCTCTATGCCGTATGCGCAATGGCATTATCCTTTTGAAAATAAAGAGCTAATAGACGAGAAAAAATTCTTTCCAGCCGATTTTATTGCAGAAGGTGTTGATCAAACTCGAGGATGGTTTTATACCTTGCATGCAATTGGAACCATGGTTTTTGATTCGGTAGCCTATAAAAATGTAGTGTCTAATGGATTGGTGTTAGACAAAGAAGGTAAAAAAATGTCGAAACGTTTAGGAAATGCAGTGGATCCATTTGAAACAATGGATAAATATGGTGCAGATGCAACACGCTGGTATATGATTTCAAATGCAAATCCGTGGGATAATTTAAAATTTGATATTGAAGGAATTGATGAGGTTAGACGCAAATTCTTTGGAACGCTGTATAATACCTATTCTTTCTTTTCTTTGTATGCAAACTTAGATGGGTTTACGTATGCTGAAGATGAAATAGCTATAGAAAAAAGACCTGAAATAGACCGTTGGGTTTTATCAGAATTAAATACATTAATTAAGAATGTTGAAAAATTTTACGAAGAATATGAACCAACCAAAGCCGCAAGAGCTATACAAGATTTTGTTTCAGAATATGTTAGTAATTGGTTTGTTCGTTTAAGTAGAAGACGCTTTTGGAAAGGAGAATATGGGGAAGATAAAATTTCTGCTTACCAAACGTTATATACGTGTATGGTTACAGTTGCTAAATTAGCCTCACCAATTGCTCCATTCTTTATGGATAATATTTACAAAGATTTAACAAGTGTTTCAGGAAAAGAAAATTTTGAATCTATACATTTAACCTCTTTTCCAATCTATGATAAAAGTTTAATTGATGGTAAATTAGAGCATAAAATGCAACAAGCCCAAAAAATATCATCTATGGTTTTATCATTGCGTAAAAAGGAAATGATAAAAGTACGTCAGCCATTACAACGAATAATGATTCCCGTTTTGAATAATGAGGAAAGAGAAGAAATTTTAGCAGTTGAAAATTTAATAAAATCGGAAGTAAATGTTAAAGAAATTGAGTTAATAGATGATGCTTCAGGTATATTGGTAAAAACAATAAAACCTAATTTTAAAGTACTAGGCCCTAAGTATGGAAAAGACATGAGGTTTGTGGCACAAGCAATTCAAAATTTAACCCAGGATGACATAGCAATTGTTGAAAAACAAGGAAAAATTCCTATAGAAATAGCAGGAAATATTGTAAATTTAACCATTGCAGAAGTTGAAATCACATCGCAAGATATAGAAGGGTGGTTAGTTGCAAACCAAGGAAATTTAACCGTGGCTTTAGATGTAACAATTACAGATGATTTACGTAAAGAAGGAAATGCAAGAGAGTTGGTAAATAGAGTTCAAAACTTACGTAAAGAATCAGGATTAGATGTTACCGATAAAATTAAGCTAGTTATTCAAAAAAATGATATATTAGAGCAATCAATTTTAGCAAATGAACAATATATTAAAGCTGAAACGTTAACAAAAGAATTGGTATTTGAAGAGATGTTAGAAAAAGGTATTGAAATTGTATTTGACAATGTAAATACAAAGATATTAATAGAAAAAATATAG
- a CDS encoding TerB family tellurite resistance protein, whose protein sequence is MANFIKWLGAGLGFTLGGPIGSILGYAVGNLIDGFTKGDVERARAYRNTSRTSHSGDFEISLLLLSSVVIKADGKVDQRELSYVRNHFIKMYGEQRATNAFKLFKGFIKNNKISTRQVCLQIRQNLTHASRLQLIHFLFGIAKSDGFVNEAEVNSIKTIAGYLYINQYDFESIKAMFYNSTESAYRILGVDKTASREEIKIAYRKMVKKYHPDKLQHLGEEHVKGAKEKFTQVQKAYEELQKEQKI, encoded by the coding sequence ATGGCAAATTTTATTAAATGGCTTGGAGCTGGATTAGGATTTACTTTGGGAGGGCCTATTGGAAGTATTTTAGGTTATGCTGTTGGAAATTTAATTGATGGTTTTACAAAAGGAGATGTTGAAAGAGCTAGAGCATATAGAAATACTAGTAGAACAAGCCATTCAGGTGATTTTGAAATTAGTTTATTGCTTTTATCTTCCGTTGTAATTAAGGCTGACGGAAAAGTAGATCAAAGAGAATTGTCTTATGTAAGAAATCATTTTATAAAAATGTATGGAGAGCAAAGAGCTACAAATGCATTTAAATTATTTAAAGGATTTATAAAGAATAATAAAATTTCTACAAGGCAAGTTTGCTTACAAATTAGGCAAAATTTAACGCATGCTTCTCGATTGCAATTGATTCATTTTTTATTTGGTATTGCAAAATCTGATGGTTTTGTCAATGAAGCAGAAGTAAACTCAATTAAAACAATTGCAGGTTATTTATATATAAATCAATATGATTTTGAATCTATAAAGGCAATGTTTTACAATAGTACTGAAAGTGCATATAGAATTTTAGGAGTTGATAAAACGGCGAGCAGAGAAGAAATTAAAATAGCATATAGAAAAATGGTAAAAAAATACCATCCAGATAAACTACAGCATTTGGGAGAAGAACATGTAAAAGGAGCCAAAGAAAAGTTTACACAAGTTCAAAAGGCTTATGAAGAATTGCAAAAAGAACAAAAAATATAG
- a CDS encoding BrxA/BrxB family bacilliredoxin — MYPPELVKPMQEELENVGFTSLHTAQEVEETLKKEGTTLVVVNSVCGCAAGTARPGAILSLQYDKTPANLVTVFAGVDADATAKARENMAPFPPSSPSIALFKDGVLVHMLERHHIEGRPAEVIASNLAGAYEEHC, encoded by the coding sequence ATGTATCCACCAGAATTGGTAAAACCAATGCAAGAAGAGCTAGAAAATGTAGGTTTTACGTCACTTCATACAGCTCAAGAAGTAGAAGAAACATTGAAAAAAGAAGGAACAACATTAGTTGTTGTAAACTCGGTTTGTGGTTGTGCCGCAGGTACAGCTCGCCCAGGTGCAATTCTTTCTTTACAATACGATAAAACACCTGCTAATTTGGTAACTGTTTTTGCAGGAGTAGATGCTGACGCCACTGCAAAAGCACGTGAAAACATGGCTCCTTTTCCTCCATCATCACCTTCAATTGCTTTATTTAAGGATGGGGTATTGGTTCATATGCTAGAACGCCATCATATTGAAGGTAGACCTGCTGAAGTTATTGCTTCTAATTTAGCTGGAGCTTACGAAGAGCATTGCTAA
- a CDS encoding HD domain-containing protein: MNKQQIISNTETFVKATLKNAEGGHDWFHVLRVWNNSKLIAQHENVDLFIVELGALLHDIADSKFHNGDETIGPKIARAFLKSQLVKESIIIHIENIITNISYKGGNFEQTFTSPELDVIQDADRLDAIGAIGIARTFNYGGFKNRPLYNPEIKPNLNLTKKEYKNSEAPTINHFYEKLLLLKNNMNTETGKKIAEERHQYMETFLKQFFNEWDGLK; the protein is encoded by the coding sequence ATGAATAAACAACAAATAATTTCCAATACAGAAACCTTTGTTAAAGCCACTTTAAAAAATGCTGAAGGTGGCCATGACTGGTTTCACGTATTGCGTGTATGGAACAATTCTAAGTTAATAGCCCAACATGAAAATGTTGATTTATTTATTGTAGAATTAGGAGCTTTGTTACATGATATTGCCGATTCAAAATTTCACAATGGAGATGAAACCATTGGCCCTAAAATTGCTCGTGCATTTTTAAAAAGTCAACTTGTTAAAGAATCAATAATAATTCATATTGAAAATATAATTACAAATATTTCTTATAAAGGCGGAAATTTTGAGCAAACATTCACATCCCCTGAATTAGATGTTATTCAAGATGCTGACAGATTGGATGCCATTGGAGCTATAGGTATTGCACGAACTTTTAATTATGGAGGGTTTAAAAATAGACCATTGTACAATCCTGAAATTAAACCAAACCTAAATCTAACAAAAAAGGAATATAAAAATTCTGAAGCTCCCACAATAAATCATTTTTACGAAAAATTATTGTTATTAAAAAACAACATGAACACAGAAACTGGTAAAAAAATTGCTGAAGAACGCCATCAATACATGGAAACGTTTCTCAAACAGTTTTTTAATGAGTGGGATGGGCTTAAATAA
- a CDS encoding enoyl-CoA hydratase/isomerase family protein, whose product MDFENILVEQKDKIAVITINRPSKLNALNKNTIEELHEAFKSLDATTKVKVILITGSGEKAFVAGADISEFANYSIEEGTELARNGQELLFDFVQNLSTPVIAAINGFALGGGLELAMASHFRVASTNAKMGLPEVSLGVIPGYGGTQRLPQLVGKGKAMEMIMTAGMISAEEAKDWGLVNNVVEQEELLPFCKKIATKIARNSSVAIAAAIKSINANYKNAVNGFDVEIEQFGKSFGTSDFKEGTTAFLEKKKPNFE is encoded by the coding sequence ATGGATTTTGAAAATATATTAGTTGAGCAAAAAGACAAAATAGCAGTAATTACAATAAATAGACCATCTAAACTAAATGCATTAAATAAAAATACAATTGAAGAATTGCACGAAGCTTTTAAGAGTTTAGATGCAACTACTAAAGTTAAAGTTATCCTTATTACTGGTAGTGGAGAAAAAGCTTTTGTTGCAGGTGCTGATATTTCTGAATTTGCAAATTATTCCATTGAAGAAGGAACTGAACTTGCAAGAAATGGACAGGAGCTATTATTTGATTTTGTTCAAAATTTAAGTACTCCTGTAATAGCAGCAATAAATGGTTTTGCTTTAGGTGGAGGTTTAGAATTAGCCATGGCTTCACACTTTAGAGTTGCAAGTACAAATGCAAAAATGGGGTTGCCAGAAGTTTCCTTAGGTGTAATTCCAGGTTATGGAGGTACACAACGTTTACCTCAGCTAGTTGGTAAAGGAAAAGCTATGGAAATGATAATGACGGCAGGAATGATTTCTGCTGAAGAAGCTAAAGATTGGGGATTAGTAAACAACGTAGTTGAACAGGAAGAGTTATTGCCTTTTTGTAAAAAAATAGCAACCAAAATAGCAAGAAATTCATCAGTTGCAATTGCTGCAGCCATAAAATCTATCAATGCTAATTATAAGAATGCTGTAAATGGATTTGATGTTGAAATTGAGCAATTTGGTAAAAGTTTTGGTACCAGTGATTTTAAAGAAGGAACCACTGCTTTTTTAGAAAAGAAAAAACCAAATTTTGAATAA
- a CDS encoding sensor histidine kinase → MKLKQLSLRIRIFLSMILLVLLASILIAAITIYQYKEQTSEYNKGRLDRKEASVKAAINFWLNSSQNSYPIVTEKLAAIFKDKIYEISDIENLEINIYDLDGKLVKSSHSGFVKSDAPINLSDTVLAKIANNFKHHYVETKIIKRNTFQSSYSYITDNKFKPIGILNLQYVQDNSVQDRDLVEFLYRLLMVYILMFAVAILLAYFISSYITRSIKAVTDKIQRTRLDERNEKIILKDASSEIFTLVNAYNEMIDELEESAVKLAKGEREQAWREMAKQVAHEIKNPLTPMRLTVQSFQRKFNANDPNIYDKVNEFSKTLIQQIDTMSSIASAFSTFAKMPVQKSEELNVVEVVKHALDIFTEDYISYFPKQKVIIAKLDKAQLIRIITNLIKNAVHALDETENKQIEVSVEEDNESVIIKVADNGKGISNEDKIRVFEPKFTTKSSGMGLGLPMVKNIVETYGGKITFTSQINKGTVFKIVLPKK, encoded by the coding sequence ATGAAATTAAAACAACTTTCTTTACGTATTCGTATATTTTTGTCAATGATATTGCTTGTTTTATTAGCTTCAATATTAATTGCTGCCATTACTATTTATCAGTATAAAGAACAAACTAGCGAGTATAATAAAGGAAGGTTAGACAGAAAAGAAGCATCTGTAAAAGCCGCAATAAACTTTTGGCTAAATTCTTCACAAAACTCATATCCAATAGTTACAGAAAAGTTAGCTGCTATATTTAAAGATAAAATTTATGAGATTTCTGATATTGAAAATTTAGAAATTAACATTTATGATTTAGATGGAAAATTAGTTAAAAGTTCTCATTCTGGATTTGTAAAAAGTGATGCGCCAATTAACTTATCTGATACAGTTTTAGCTAAAATTGCTAATAATTTTAAGCATCATTATGTTGAAACAAAGATAATAAAGAGAAATACCTTTCAATCCTCATACTCATATATAACCGATAACAAATTTAAACCAATAGGAATTTTAAATTTGCAATATGTTCAAGATAATTCGGTTCAGGATAGAGATTTAGTAGAGTTCTTATACCGTTTATTAATGGTATATATTTTAATGTTTGCTGTGGCAATTTTATTGGCATATTTTATATCTAGCTATATTACAAGGTCTATTAAAGCAGTTACAGATAAAATACAAAGAACAAGGTTAGATGAGCGTAATGAAAAAATTATATTGAAAGATGCGAGTTCAGAAATTTTCACACTAGTGAATGCTTATAATGAAATGATTGATGAATTAGAAGAAAGTGCTGTAAAATTAGCAAAGGGAGAACGAGAACAAGCTTGGCGTGAAATGGCTAAACAAGTTGCCCATGAAATTAAAAACCCGTTAACACCAATGCGTTTAACGGTACAAAGTTTTCAGCGAAAATTTAATGCGAATGACCCAAATATTTATGATAAAGTAAACGAATTTAGTAAAACATTAATTCAACAAATAGATACGATGAGTTCCATTGCATCTGCCTTTTCAACTTTTGCTAAAATGCCAGTTCAAAAAAGTGAAGAATTAAATGTTGTTGAAGTTGTAAAACACGCATTAGATATTTTTACAGAGGATTATATTTCTTATTTTCCAAAGCAGAAAGTAATTATTGCAAAATTGGATAAAGCTCAGTTGATTAGAATTATCACGAATTTAATAAAGAACGCTGTCCATGCATTAGATGAAACTGAAAATAAACAAATTGAAGTTTCTGTTGAAGAAGATAATGAAAGTGTTATTATTAAAGTTGCAGACAATGGTAAAGGAATTTCTAATGAAGATAAAATACGTGTGTTTGAGCCTAAATTTACTACAAAATCGAGTGGTATGGGGTTGGGTTTGCCAATGGTAAAAAACATTGTAGAAACCTATGGAGGAAAAATTACATTTACATCACAAATAAATAAAGGAACCGTTTTTAAAATAGTATTACCTAAAAAATAA
- a CDS encoding PepSY domain-containing protein, whose protein sequence is MKLKKNINYNTRKIHRYLGVIIGIQFLFWTLGGIYFSWNNMDDVHGETLMKQEKKHVKHVDFSQIQKGIDSLKIDSIHSIHLIEVLGKPLTQFKYYNKNHLKTQLITETGKLHSPFSAQECLEIAEQQLKEPIPIIKAEYLTQNDVGKHHEYRKKPLPVYAFTIDHPTKTTIYVSPELGEITSVRNNNWRRFDFLWMLHTMDYSARDEITNWALRILSIFGILTIFSGFFLFYLTSPSVKKMKKKASSKNS, encoded by the coding sequence ATGAAATTAAAAAAAAACATTAATTATAATACTCGAAAAATTCATCGTTATTTAGGAGTAATAATTGGCATTCAATTTTTATTTTGGACACTTGGAGGTATCTATTTTAGTTGGAATAATATGGATGATGTTCATGGTGAAACATTGATGAAACAAGAAAAAAAACATGTTAAACATGTTGATTTTTCTCAAATTCAAAAAGGAATTGATTCTTTAAAAATTGACTCCATTCATTCTATTCATTTAATTGAAGTTTTAGGAAAACCATTAACACAGTTTAAATATTACAATAAAAACCATTTAAAAACACAATTAATAACTGAAACAGGAAAACTACACTCCCCATTTTCTGCTCAAGAATGTCTTGAAATAGCTGAACAACAGTTAAAAGAGCCAATTCCAATTATTAAAGCTGAATATTTAACCCAAAATGATGTTGGAAAACATCACGAATATAGAAAAAAACCACTTCCGGTGTACGCTTTTACTATTGATCACCCTACTAAAACAACTATTTATGTTTCGCCAGAATTAGGAGAAATTACAAGTGTTAGAAATAATAATTGGAGGCGATTTGATTTTTTGTGGATGCTTCATACGATGGATTACTCAGCAAGAGATGAAATTACCAATTGGGCTCTTCGAATTCTTTCAATTTTTGGGATATTAACCATATTTTCAGGGTTTTTCCTATTTTATTTAACATCTCCATCAGTAAAAAAAATGAAAAAAAAAGCAAGTAGTAAAAATTCTTAA